In Thermocrinis minervae, a single genomic region encodes these proteins:
- the fliQ gene encoding flagellar biosynthesis protein FliQ — MTPDMVMSFGYKTLEIALLLAGPVLVVTFLVGLVISILQSATQIQEMTLTYIPKIIAVYVTLLILGGWMLSKLMDFAKELIVNIPALLR, encoded by the coding sequence ATGACGCCCGATATGGTTATGTCCTTTGGTTACAAGACCTTGGAGATAGCTTTACTCTTGGCCGGTCCTGTTTTGGTGGTAACCTTCCTTGTTGGGCTCGTGATAAGCATACTCCAGTCTGCTACACAGATACAAGAAATGACCCTTACGTACATACCGAAGATAATAGCCGTTTACGTGACTCTTCTTATCCTGGGCGGATGGATGCTTTCTAAGCTTATGGACTTTGCCAAAGAGCTCATAGTTAACATACCAGCACTCTTAAGATGA
- a CDS encoding DUF2905 domain-containing protein has translation MSEMGKLLILFGSLLILVGLLLTLSEKIPFIGKLPGDIVIKKDGLTVYIPIATSILLSLLLTLLLNLLFRRP, from the coding sequence ATGAGTGAGATGGGGAAACTTCTCATACTGTTTGGGTCTCTCCTAATACTGGTCGGCCTACTTTTGACCCTCTCAGAGAAAATTCCCTTCATAGGTAAACTTCCAGGGGATATAGTCATAAAAAAGGACGGCCTTACCGTTTACATACCTATAGCCACCTCCATACTACTGAGTCTATTGCTTACACTCCTACTCAACCTTCTGTTTAGAAGACCCTAA
- the fliR gene encoding flagellar biosynthetic protein FliR → MILDLNTLLTLFLVYLRVFAFLIFVPVFGTGFLPNTVKAFLGSAIGLSLFFYQRVEPIKFDTTVEFFIYCFNEFLLGFVAGLLLRFVLDAVFMAGELMSVNMGLGLATLFLPQQPQTTILGLYFSLMATIIFINIGGLHIVYLALLKSLQSVPPGSFKLYSLDGHAILKLFYASFSLALKVAIPLVLSMLIFNITLAVINRLIPQMNVFIVGLPFQLFLGFLVLLIALPVIVMVITSHMKEYIINFTRFLGG, encoded by the coding sequence ATGATCTTGGACCTAAATACTCTCTTAACTCTCTTTTTGGTTTACCTAAGAGTGTTCGCCTTCTTAATATTTGTCCCAGTGTTTGGTACAGGTTTCCTCCCTAACACAGTAAAAGCCTTTCTTGGTAGCGCTATAGGGCTGTCCCTTTTTTTCTATCAACGAGTGGAACCCATAAAGTTTGACACTACTGTTGAGTTCTTTATCTACTGCTTTAATGAGTTCTTGCTTGGTTTTGTGGCTGGTCTCCTGCTGAGGTTTGTCTTGGATGCCGTGTTCATGGCTGGCGAGCTTATGAGTGTAAACATGGGTCTGGGTTTAGCTACCCTCTTCCTACCACAACAGCCACAAACCACCATCCTTGGGCTTTACTTTAGTCTCATGGCTACAATCATCTTCATAAACATAGGAGGTCTTCACATAGTCTACCTTGCACTCCTAAAGAGCCTCCAATCTGTACCACCAGGTAGTTTTAAACTTTACTCTTTAGACGGACATGCTATCCTTAAGCTCTTTTACGCCAGTTTTTCCCTTGCTCTAAAGGTAGCTATTCCTTTGGTCCTCAGCATGCTCATCTTTAATATTACGCTGGCCGTGATCAACAGGCTTATACCCCAGATGAACGTCTTCATCGTTGGTCTGCCTTTCCAACTCTTTTTAGGCTTCTTGGTACTTCTTATAGCTTTACCTGTGATAGTTATGGTCATTACCTCACACATGAAGGAGTATATAATTAACTTCACGAGGTTTCTGGGGGGGTAA
- a CDS encoding flagellar basal body-associated FliL family protein, whose protein sequence is MAEEVEKKEEQKGGSKKRLIFLLVPLTLAIIAGGGAYLWFSTYQKKEKSEQTLPNQVGVMFDLGSFVVNLADKNADVYAKVSITLELSDEKTRLEVEKRLPIIKDAVIDVLSSKTSTFVKSPEGRESLRLELIRRINTILVEGGVRNVYFTEFVVQGI, encoded by the coding sequence ATGGCAGAGGAAGTTGAGAAGAAAGAAGAGCAAAAAGGGGGAAGTAAGAAGAGGCTTATTTTCTTGCTTGTACCCCTAACCCTTGCCATAATTGCTGGTGGCGGTGCTTACCTGTGGTTCTCTACGTATCAGAAGAAGGAAAAGAGCGAACAGACACTTCCCAATCAGGTGGGAGTGATGTTTGACCTAGGTTCTTTCGTGGTAAACCTGGCAGATAAAAACGCCGATGTTTACGCAAAGGTGTCCATAACCCTCGAATTGTCTGACGAAAAGACGAGGCTTGAAGTTGAAAAGAGACTCCCTATAATCAAGGACGCGGTGATAGATGTCCTTAGTAGCAAAACATCAACCTTTGTGAAAAGCCCTGAGGGTAGAGAGAGCCTAAGACTCGAACTCATAAGGCGCATAAACACTATCTTAGTGGAAGGTGGCGTCAGGAATGTCTACTTTACCGAGTTCGTGGTACAAGGAATATGA
- a CDS encoding pyridoxal phosphate-dependent aminotransferase yields the protein MLSKRVSHIKPAPTLALSAKINQLKAKGEDIVGFGAGEPDFDTPEFIKEACIKALKEGKTKYTPSAGILPLREALSEKLLKENKIHYNPSEIVVTAGAKMALFLTFMALLEEGDEVLLPAPYWVTYPEQILLFGAKPVIVNLDEKEGFVLTVEKLKKYITPKTKVLVLNSPSNPTGAVVPKEELQKIAELCVEKNIFIISDECYEAFVYDGEEFLSPASLSQEVRSITFTVNAFSKSFSMTGWRVGYVACPERYAKVIADLNSQSVSNATSFAQWGALEALRNPEGKAFVERMRSTFERRRNLAYELLREIPHVSVVKPKGAFYIFPNLSYYSTKLGNDLKLAEYLLEVGKVAGVPGSAFGAEGYLRLSYCLSEEDIAEGIRRIKFALEKLL from the coding sequence ATGCTTTCTAAGAGGGTTTCACATATAAAACCTGCTCCAACTTTGGCTTTGAGTGCCAAGATAAACCAGCTTAAGGCTAAAGGGGAAGATATCGTAGGTTTTGGTGCTGGAGAGCCAGACTTTGATACCCCAGAGTTCATAAAAGAGGCATGCATAAAAGCCCTAAAGGAAGGTAAAACCAAGTACACACCCTCTGCAGGTATACTACCCCTAAGGGAGGCTCTCTCTGAAAAGCTCCTAAAGGAAAACAAGATTCACTACAACCCTTCTGAAATAGTGGTTACCGCTGGCGCTAAAATGGCGCTGTTTTTAACCTTCATGGCATTGCTCGAAGAGGGTGATGAGGTTCTCTTACCAGCCCCTTACTGGGTCACCTACCCAGAACAGATTCTACTATTCGGTGCAAAGCCTGTAATAGTCAACCTAGACGAAAAGGAAGGCTTTGTGCTTACGGTTGAAAAGCTAAAGAAATACATAACACCAAAGACGAAAGTTCTAGTCCTTAACTCCCCTTCCAACCCTACTGGTGCCGTAGTGCCAAAGGAAGAGTTGCAGAAAATAGCCGAACTTTGCGTAGAAAAGAATATATTCATAATATCCGACGAGTGTTACGAAGCCTTTGTGTACGATGGAGAGGAGTTTTTAAGCCCTGCAAGCCTCTCACAGGAGGTAAGAAGTATAACTTTTACTGTAAACGCTTTTTCCAAGAGTTTTTCCATGACAGGTTGGAGAGTAGGATACGTGGCTTGCCCAGAGAGATACGCCAAGGTCATAGCAGATCTAAACAGCCAGAGTGTGTCCAATGCTACAAGCTTTGCCCAATGGGGAGCCCTCGAGGCTCTTAGGAACCCAGAAGGCAAAGCCTTCGTTGAAAGGATGAGGTCCACCTTTGAAAGGAGGAGAAATTTAGCCTATGAGCTTTTAAGGGAAATTCCCCACGTAAGTGTGGTAAAGCCAAAGGGAGCCTTTTACATATTCCCCAACCTCTCCTACTACTCAACAAAGCTTGGAAACGATCTTAAGTTAGCCGAGTATCTTTTGGAGGTAGGTAAGGTAGCCGGCGTCCCAGGTTCAGCCTTCGGGGCTGAGGGTTATCTAAGGCTTTCTTACTGCCTTTCCGAAGAAGATATAGCAGAAGGAATAAGAAGGATAAAGTTTGCTCTTGAGAAGCTTCTTTGA
- the flhB gene encoding flagellar biosynthesis protein FlhB, protein MAEENRTERATPYRRKKLREEGNVAKSPEIAPSVLLLIGSIVTFFLGAAYLGTIGDMFKLLLLSTHVNVLEALVYSFQHVFKLLLPFFVIPLVVVILSHVAQFGFIFTLKPLSFKWERLNPLQGIKRIFSLNLLFEMVKNTLKATLFLLVVYMIVKGEIYTLLLGSVQDLGTSLRAFILLVFKVVVVLGVLAVFLALLDYGYRRWDYERRIRMSKQEIKEEIKQHEGDPLIKSAIRKRMRQLARGRMFKEVPKASVVITNPTHIAIALRYIQGKDRAPVVVAKGKGSVAEKIVQIASESQVPVVRKEELARAMYPAVEVGEEIPPKFYRAVAEIIAFIMYKRKRWVA, encoded by the coding sequence GTGGCGGAGGAAAACAGAACAGAAAGAGCAACACCCTACCGGCGTAAAAAACTAAGAGAAGAGGGAAACGTAGCAAAAAGTCCAGAGATAGCACCATCCGTACTACTGCTTATAGGTTCTATAGTTACCTTCTTTTTAGGAGCTGCTTACTTAGGCACCATAGGGGATATGTTTAAACTCCTACTTTTAAGTACACATGTTAACGTGTTAGAGGCTTTAGTTTATAGTTTTCAACATGTGTTTAAACTCTTACTACCCTTTTTTGTTATACCACTGGTAGTAGTAATTCTTTCACATGTAGCGCAGTTCGGTTTTATTTTTACCCTCAAGCCCTTAAGCTTTAAGTGGGAAAGGCTTAACCCACTTCAAGGTATAAAAAGGATATTTTCGCTAAACCTACTGTTTGAAATGGTAAAAAACACTCTAAAAGCAACTCTTTTCTTGCTTGTGGTTTATATGATAGTAAAAGGAGAGATTTATACCCTTCTCTTAGGTTCTGTCCAAGATCTAGGTACTTCACTTAGAGCTTTTATTCTTCTTGTATTTAAGGTTGTGGTGGTGCTTGGTGTTCTGGCAGTCTTTTTAGCGCTTCTAGATTACGGTTACAGAAGGTGGGACTATGAGAGAAGGATAAGGATGAGCAAGCAAGAGATAAAGGAGGAGATAAAACAACACGAAGGAGACCCCCTTATAAAGTCCGCCATAAGGAAGAGAATGCGCCAACTTGCTAGAGGTAGGATGTTTAAGGAAGTTCCTAAGGCGAGTGTTGTGATAACAAACCCCACGCATATAGCTATAGCATTGAGGTACATCCAAGGCAAAGATAGAGCTCCAGTAGTAGTAGCAAAGGGTAAAGGTTCTGTAGCTGAAAAAATAGTACAGATCGCCTCTGAAAGTCAGGTCCCTGTAGTAAGAAAGGAGGAATTAGCTAGAGCCATGTACCCTGCGGTAGAAGTAGGGGAAGAAATCCCTCCAAAGTTTTATAGAGCTGTGGCGGAGATAATAGCCTTTATAATGTACAAAAGGAAAAGGTGGGTCGCATGA
- the fliP gene encoding flagellar type III secretion system pore protein FliP (The bacterial flagellar biogenesis protein FliP forms a type III secretion system (T3SS)-type pore required for flagellar assembly.) produces the protein MMLILLLSFTNLALAQNILPNIDLKVGTGQLDTSIKLLILLTVLSLAPSILIMTTSFIRIVIVLSLLRQALGVPTVPPNQVIVSLALFLTFFVMKPTFERINQEALQPYVKKQITDEVFLERTSNILKEFMLKHTKKESLKVFLDVSNIPKEEKEKIRSAQDVPFWVVVPAFMISEISVAFQIVFLLFLPFLIIDLVVASILISMGVIMIPPQIISLPFKLMLFVLINGWELVVLSLVRSYQ, from the coding sequence ATGATGTTGATTCTTCTACTTAGTTTTACAAACTTAGCGTTGGCTCAGAACATCCTTCCGAACATAGACCTAAAGGTGGGTACAGGCCAATTGGACACTTCCATAAAGCTGCTGATATTGCTGACTGTACTCTCCTTGGCTCCTTCTATACTCATAATGACTACCTCTTTCATAAGAATAGTCATAGTGCTTTCACTCTTAAGGCAGGCCCTAGGTGTTCCAACGGTACCCCCAAACCAGGTGATAGTTTCGCTGGCTTTATTCCTTACCTTCTTTGTGATGAAGCCAACCTTTGAGAGGATAAACCAAGAAGCCCTTCAGCCGTACGTAAAAAAGCAGATAACAGACGAGGTTTTCCTGGAAAGGACTTCCAACATCCTTAAAGAGTTCATGCTCAAACACACCAAAAAGGAAAGCCTCAAAGTCTTCTTGGATGTATCTAACATCCCTAAAGAAGAAAAGGAGAAGATAAGGAGCGCTCAGGATGTACCCTTTTGGGTGGTGGTTCCTGCTTTCATGATAAGCGAGATTTCTGTAGCCTTCCAGATAGTCTTCCTGCTCTTCTTGCCCTTTCTGATAATAGACCTAGTTGTGGCATCTATACTTATATCCATGGGTGTGATAATGATACCGCCCCAGATAATCTCGCTACCCTTTAAACTGATGCTCTTTGTGCTTATAAACGGTTGGGAACTTGTAGTGCTGTCCTTGGTGAGGAGTTATCAATGA
- the cutA gene encoding divalent-cation tolerance protein CutA, with translation MKGYLVVLITVPQDKALDVTRHIVDNRLGACVNIVPEVRSLYWWKGKVEDDRESLLVVKTSMQVFPKLVEEVKKVHPYTVPEIIALPIVAGNEDYLRWIDDSLGLSEGSS, from the coding sequence ATGAAGGGGTATTTGGTAGTTCTGATAACTGTACCTCAGGATAAGGCCTTGGATGTAACCAGACACATAGTGGACAACCGACTTGGTGCCTGTGTAAACATAGTCCCTGAGGTAAGATCCCTTTACTGGTGGAAGGGTAAGGTAGAGGACGACAGGGAAAGCCTTCTGGTGGTTAAAACTTCCATGCAGGTATTTCCAAAGCTAGTGGAAGAAGTCAAAAAGGTACATCCCTACACGGTACCTGAGATAATAGCACTTCCTATAGTAGCTGGCAACGAGGACTACCTTAGGTGGATAGACGACTCTCTTGGACTATCTGAAGGAAGTTCCTAA
- the glyS gene encoding glycine--tRNA ligase subunit beta → MKDLLVEIGTEELPAGVINPLLEYLKESFIRILGCENIKVYGTPRRLALYVENLPNERSMEEQLIVGPPKKVAYDEEGKPTKALLAFLERNQANIENLIEVRKGDNLYVGIKKVVEGKTPMERLQEEFESVLLSAPLPKSMRWDSTNLRFSRPIRWICALYGEEIVDIKFGKVKSDRKTKGHRFLSPGWIELKEAREYEQSLKENYVIPSYKERLEIILSELMYEAYSLGADLEKPEGLLEEVTNLVEYPVVLSGEFDEKYLELPDKVIVTVLAHHQRFFCLKKDGKLLNRFLAVSGNIPKDESLVVKGYQKVVKARLEDALFFYKEDLKVPLSDLVPKLSGVIFHPKAGTMLEKTHRLMEISKKLCEQLKLDQETTQKCLRAAYLSKADLLTNMVRELDELQGYMGMVYAQKQGEDPEVAIALYEQYLPKAEELPRSKVGLVLSLADKIDHVVSLLKVGEKPSGSSDPYGIRRAINGIFLLVEEFELDIDLSEFSLPEDFVRSRFENYLEKYGYDVARAVLEVCNLLKPLSCIKNAQEIARLKEESIFKDIVSAYRRVVRILPKDWMGDTVREELLTQQEEKELWETVKSLEEDCHEILQLSRLKEPIDRFFDRVLVMDPNQDIRENRLALLFRAKKLFNRFADFSQLVYKEEV, encoded by the coding sequence ATGAAGGACCTTCTTGTAGAGATAGGAACTGAAGAACTTCCTGCAGGCGTAATAAACCCGCTGCTTGAATACTTAAAAGAAAGCTTTATAAGAATCCTTGGTTGTGAAAACATAAAGGTCTATGGTACTCCAAGAAGGCTAGCGCTTTATGTAGAAAACCTTCCTAATGAAAGATCTATGGAAGAACAGCTGATCGTAGGGCCACCGAAGAAGGTAGCTTACGATGAGGAAGGCAAACCCACAAAGGCTCTGCTTGCCTTTTTAGAAAGAAACCAAGCTAACATTGAGAACCTGATAGAGGTAAGAAAAGGCGATAACCTATACGTGGGTATAAAAAAGGTTGTAGAGGGTAAGACGCCTATGGAGAGACTACAGGAAGAGTTTGAAAGCGTGTTGCTCTCTGCTCCACTGCCAAAATCCATGAGATGGGATTCCACAAACCTCAGGTTTTCAAGACCTATAAGATGGATATGCGCCCTCTACGGAGAGGAGATCGTAGATATTAAGTTTGGAAAGGTAAAGTCCGACAGGAAGACAAAAGGTCATAGATTCTTGTCCCCAGGCTGGATAGAGTTAAAGGAGGCAAGGGAGTATGAACAGAGCCTAAAAGAAAACTATGTCATCCCTTCATACAAAGAGCGCTTAGAGATTATTCTATCCGAGCTTATGTACGAAGCCTATTCCCTTGGGGCAGACTTGGAAAAGCCAGAAGGTCTATTAGAAGAGGTGACCAACCTGGTAGAGTACCCGGTGGTCCTGAGTGGAGAGTTTGATGAAAAGTATCTCGAGCTTCCTGACAAAGTGATAGTAACTGTCCTTGCACACCATCAAAGATTTTTCTGTCTGAAAAAAGATGGAAAACTTCTAAACCGCTTCTTAGCGGTAAGCGGGAATATACCCAAAGATGAAAGTCTAGTAGTAAAAGGTTACCAGAAGGTGGTAAAGGCAAGACTTGAGGATGCCCTTTTCTTCTACAAGGAGGACCTTAAAGTCCCTCTGAGTGATCTCGTGCCCAAGCTCTCGGGTGTGATATTCCATCCTAAGGCAGGTACTATGCTAGAAAAAACTCACAGGCTTATGGAAATATCCAAGAAGCTCTGCGAACAGCTAAAGTTGGATCAGGAAACCACACAGAAGTGCCTTAGGGCTGCCTACCTATCCAAAGCTGACCTTCTTACCAATATGGTCAGGGAGCTCGATGAACTTCAAGGTTACATGGGCATGGTATACGCTCAAAAGCAAGGAGAGGATCCAGAAGTAGCCATTGCCCTCTACGAACAGTATCTGCCTAAAGCTGAGGAGCTTCCTAGATCTAAAGTTGGTTTGGTGTTATCCTTAGCAGATAAGATAGACCATGTGGTAAGCCTCCTAAAGGTTGGAGAAAAGCCAAGCGGAAGTTCGGACCCATACGGAATAAGAAGAGCGATAAACGGGATCTTCCTCTTGGTGGAGGAGTTTGAGCTTGACATAGATCTTTCTGAGTTTTCTCTACCCGAAGACTTTGTAAGATCTAGGTTTGAGAATTACCTTGAAAAGTACGGTTATGATGTAGCTAGAGCTGTCTTAGAAGTGTGTAATCTACTAAAACCACTTAGTTGTATAAAGAATGCCCAAGAGATAGCACGGCTTAAAGAAGAATCTATATTCAAAGATATAGTATCAGCTTATAGAAGAGTAGTGCGCATACTCCCAAAGGACTGGATGGGGGATACGGTGAGGGAAGAACTCTTAACACAGCAAGAAGAAAAAGAGCTGTGGGAAACTGTAAAGTCTCTGGAAGAAGACTGTCACGAAATACTACAGCTCAGCAGGCTAAAGGAGCCTATAGACAGGTTCTTTGACAGGGTCCTTGTCATGGATCCCAACCAAGATATAAGAGAAAACAGGCTTGCGCTTCTCTTTAGAGCTAAGAAGCTTTTTAACAGGTTTGCCGACTTTTCTCAGTTAGTATACAAGGAGGAGGTATAG
- a CDS encoding anthranilate synthase component II, whose product MKILMIDNYDSFTYNLVQYFYMLGAQVLVKRNDEIEVQDVKSFGVDAIVISPGPCTPKEAGVSVEVIKRYYTEYPILGVCLGHQAIGYAFGARIVRAKRLMHGKTSLIYHTGEGIFKGIKNPFTAVRYHSLVIDRESLPAELKITAESEDGEIMGIAHVEYPVFGVQFHPESVLSEVGLDILRNFLQIVQESRLST is encoded by the coding sequence ATGAAGATATTGATGATAGATAACTACGACTCCTTTACCTACAACTTGGTGCAGTACTTCTACATGCTTGGTGCCCAAGTCCTGGTAAAGAGGAACGACGAGATAGAAGTTCAGGATGTAAAGAGTTTTGGTGTGGATGCCATAGTCATTTCTCCAGGCCCATGCACACCAAAGGAAGCTGGCGTGTCTGTAGAAGTGATAAAAAGGTATTACACCGAGTATCCTATACTAGGCGTATGCCTGGGACATCAGGCCATAGGTTATGCCTTTGGAGCCAGGATAGTGAGGGCTAAAAGGCTAATGCATGGAAAAACATCTCTCATATACCATACAGGAGAAGGTATATTCAAAGGTATCAAAAACCCCTTCACTGCGGTTAGGTATCATTCGCTCGTGATAGATAGGGAAAGCCTACCCGCGGAGCTTAAGATAACTGCAGAGTCAGAAGACGGAGAGATTATGGGTATAGCCCACGTGGAGTATCCTGTGTTTGGGGTCCAGTTCCACCCCGAGTCTGTACTATCAGAGGTAGGTCTGGATATACTTAGGAACTTCCTTCAGATAGTCCAAGAGAGTCGTCTATCCACCTAA
- the mtnC gene encoding acireductone synthase, producing MRIILLDIEGTVAPISYVKDVMFPYSRERLEGFLKEHWNDEDVRQIWKELEARVGRSLDFEEGVKLLKEWIDKDLKEKPLKDLQGLIWEEGFLKGELVAPIYEDAYRKVLEWYKEGKKLYIYSSGSVKAQKLFFSHTNYGDLLQFFSGHFDTSVGSKKDPESYRRISQTIGVGPEEVYFFSDSEEELDAARLAGMNTVRVVREGEVLSKHKIIRSFDQV from the coding sequence ATGAGGATCATCCTGCTGGACATAGAAGGTACGGTGGCCCCCATATCCTACGTGAAGGATGTTATGTTTCCCTACTCAAGGGAAAGGTTAGAGGGATTCCTTAAAGAGCATTGGAACGATGAAGATGTAAGGCAGATCTGGAAGGAGTTAGAAGCAAGGGTAGGAAGAAGTCTAGACTTCGAAGAAGGGGTAAAACTTCTAAAAGAATGGATAGATAAGGACCTTAAGGAGAAGCCTCTTAAGGACCTGCAGGGTCTTATCTGGGAAGAGGGCTTTCTAAAGGGAGAGTTGGTTGCACCTATATACGAGGATGCTTATAGGAAGGTGCTAGAGTGGTACAAAGAGGGTAAAAAACTCTACATTTATTCTTCTGGTTCTGTAAAGGCTCAAAAGCTTTTCTTCTCACACACCAACTATGGAGATCTTTTGCAGTTCTTTTCTGGTCACTTTGATACGTCCGTGGGTAGTAAGAAGGATCCAGAGTCTTACAGGAGGATTTCTCAAACTATAGGTGTTGGACCTGAAGAGGTTTACTTTTTCTCTGATTCTGAAGAGGAGTTGGATGCGGCAAGGTTGGCAGGTATGAACACTGTGAGAGTAGTAAGGGAAGGAGAAGTCCTATCAAAGCATAAGATAATAAGAAGTTTTGATCAAGTATAA
- a CDS encoding tetratricopeptide repeat protein produces MKARLWTLIGLVVILAIGLLLLIVWNDRRKQLQAEASYKEYALYNALQKQDYQKAKELIKQLEGTPFEPLALSYYVTYKELGGDKIKVLEQVEKDVKDPQIKKLYTERLAFELYVSGKKDQALKVLEGVQKDDFNYPSALLLKAQILNDPKLYLEVKNLAKDGYLSNLAQALLLTGR; encoded by the coding sequence ATGAAAGCTAGACTTTGGACACTAATCGGTCTCGTTGTAATCCTCGCCATTGGTCTTCTCCTACTTATAGTCTGGAACGACAGAAGAAAACAACTGCAAGCAGAAGCATCCTATAAAGAGTACGCTCTGTACAACGCACTTCAAAAGCAGGACTACCAAAAGGCCAAAGAGCTAATAAAGCAACTTGAAGGCACACCCTTTGAACCCTTAGCCCTTTCTTATTACGTAACCTACAAGGAGTTAGGCGGAGACAAGATAAAAGTTTTGGAACAGGTAGAGAAGGATGTAAAGGATCCTCAAATAAAGAAGTTATACACGGAAAGGCTTGCTTTTGAACTATATGTGTCAGGCAAAAAGGATCAGGCTTTAAAGGTCCTTGAAGGCGTACAAAAGGATGACTTTAACTACCCTTCGGCCCTTCTGTTAAAGGCTCAGATACTTAACGACCCTAAGCTTTACCTTGAGGTAAAGAATCTAGCAAAGGATGGATACCTTTCAAACCTTGCCCAGGCTTTACTCCTAACGGGAAGGTAG